One window from the genome of Carassius auratus strain Wakin unplaced genomic scaffold, ASM336829v1 scaf_tig00017589, whole genome shotgun sequence encodes:
- the LOC113075741 gene encoding beta-catenin-like protein 1 isoform X2, whose protein sequence is MLFRSGRRRCLESVIGPEGSDNCHKFVNILGLRTTFPPLMKTPKKMKIVGISDKKHEEPQRAAEKSSPQQVHDCEKLTVDRLMELHFKHLEAVQLADERMEGEKHVRFTLDWQFLLSEK, encoded by the exons ATGCTGTTTAGATCAG GGAGAAGAAGATGTCTCGAGTCAGTGATCGGTCCAGAGGGGTCAGATAACTGTCACAAGTTTGTGAACATCCTGGGCCTGCGGACCACATTCCCTCCGTTAATGAAGACGCCCAAGAAGATGAAGATAGTGGGGATATCGGACAAGAAGCATGAAG AACCTCAGAGGGCAGCAGAGAAGTCGTCTCCTCAGCAAGTTCACGACTGCGAGAAGCTGACG GTCGACAGACTCATGGAGCTGCATTTTAAACACCTGGAAGCCGTTCAGCTCGCAGACGAGAGGATGGAAGGAGAGAAGCACGTAAGATTCACACTTGATTGGCAGTTTCTCCTCAGCGAGAAGTGA
- the LOC113075741 gene encoding beta-catenin-like protein 1 isoform X1 yields the protein MLYFSLYVCSGRRRCLESVIGPEGSDNCHKFVNILGLRTTFPPLMKTPKKMKIVGISDKKHEEPQRAAEKSSPQQVHDCEKLTVDRLMELHFKHLEAVQLADERMEGEKHVRFTLDWQFLLSEK from the exons ATGCTATATTTCTCATTATATGTGTGTTCAGGGAGAAGAAGATGTCTCGAGTCAGTGATCGGTCCAGAGGGGTCAGATAACTGTCACAAGTTTGTGAACATCCTGGGCCTGCGGACCACATTCCCTCCGTTAATGAAGACGCCCAAGAAGATGAAGATAGTGGGGATATCGGACAAGAAGCATGAAG AACCTCAGAGGGCAGCAGAGAAGTCGTCTCCTCAGCAAGTTCACGACTGCGAGAAGCTGACG GTCGACAGACTCATGGAGCTGCATTTTAAACACCTGGAAGCCGTTCAGCTCGCAGACGAGAGGATGGAAGGAGAGAAGCACGTAAGATTCACACTTGATTGGCAGTTTCTCCTCAGCGAGAAGTGA